GCGGTTGAACACGTTGAACATCACGTGGCTCCAGCCGTGCGTGGCGTTCAGGTACAGGTTGGCCGCGATCGCAGGCAGCGCGGTGGCGAAGACCAGGAACGGCGCCCACCAGCGCTCGCGCCGCCAGCCCCAGGCGTGGGCCGCGTAGGCAAAGCCCAGCAGCGCGGCGAAGTACTTGCTGAAGAAGGCCGCGCCGAGCAGCGCGCCGCACAGCAGGTACCACGCGGTCGCGCGGCCGCCGGCGTCGGCGGTGTCGGCGCCGTCGGCGCGCACATAGGCCCAGAACGACAGCGCCATGAACAGGATCAGCAGCGTGTCCGTGGTCACGAGCACGAACATCCAGCTCCAGGGCATGGCGAGGTAGACCGCGCCCGCCAGCCAGGCCTGGGCCTCGCGCTCCTCGGGCAGCAGGCGGCGCAGCAGGTCGACCACCAGCAGCGCGATCGCGCTCGTCACGAGCAGCGTCACGCTGCGCAGCACCAGGGGCGCGTCGCTCACCGCGTGCAGCAGCGCGAGCAGCCAGCCCACCAGCGGCGGGTGGTCCGAGTAGTGCCAGGCCGGGCGCACGCCCCATTGGTAGAAGAAGGCCTCGTCGCCGGTGAACGGGAACACGCCCGCGAGCAGCAGCTTGAGCGCGAGCGTCGCCGCGAACACCCACCAGAAGACACGGCGCGCGGCCGCGAGGGTCAGGGTGTCCCGGCTCACGCGCGTGTGTCCAAGGCGAGCAGGCTCACGCCCAGCACGATCAGCGTGCAGCCGGCCACGCGCACCCACGAGAAGGGCTCGCCCAGCCAGAGCACGCCCAGCAGCATGGTGACCACGAAGCCCAGGCTCACCAGCGGGTAGGCCAGCGACACATCGAGCCGCGACAGCACCCACAGCCAGAGCACGGCGCTGGCGCCGTAGAGCACCAGGCCCAGCCACACCATGGGGCTGGTGAAGGCCTGCACGTAGGTGCCGGCCACGTCGGCGCCGGCGCCCGAGCCCGGGGCCAGGCCGCGTTTCATGGCCAGTTGCGCGGCCGAGGAGAGCAGCACGCAGAAGACGGCGAGCGACAGGGCGATGGTTTTCATGCGTCAGAGTCCCACGGTGGCCAGCAGGCCGATGCCGATCATCACGGCCAGCGTGGCCCAGCTGAACGGGTCCTTGAGCGCGAAGGCCAGCGGGTCTTCGCCGTGCAGCTCGCGCCGCCCGGTCTTGAGCCACACGCGCATGATCCACAGCAGCAGCACCGGCGCCGCGGCCCACAGCAGGTCGGGCTGGTGGTAGAGCGCGCGGCTGTTGGGCGAATCGATGTAGAGCGCGAGCACCATCACCGCCATGAAGCCGCTGGACATGCCCATGGCGCGCAGCGAGGGCAGGTCGCGCGGCTGGTAGCCGCGGCCCGGTGCGGGGGCCTTGTCGGAATCGACCGCTTCCTCGAGCTCGGCGCAGCGCTTGACCAGCGCCAG
This is a stretch of genomic DNA from Hydrogenophaga crocea. It encodes these proteins:
- a CDS encoding SMR family transporter yields the protein MKTIALSLAVFCVLLSSAAQLAMKRGLAPGSGAGADVAGTYVQAFTSPMVWLGLVLYGASAVLWLWVLSRLDVSLAYPLVSLGFVVTMLLGVLWLGEPFSWVRVAGCTLIVLGVSLLALDTRA